In the Deinococcus aerolatus genome, one interval contains:
- a CDS encoding M23 family metallopeptidase, protein MRRFFGLVFFLALLAGALYLLWPQIREAQRYAALLSAPTPTENSLPNPLPGQSLSDTWGAARSQGRRHEGIDIFAPRNTPIRATTRGIVLNVGPNGLGGRTVMILGPGGQRHYYAHLENYPDLQRGGWIEAGTVVGSVGDSGNAKGTPPHLHYGIYTGGGAINPYPLLKKN, encoded by the coding sequence GTGAGGCGATTTTTTGGGCTGGTCTTTTTTCTTGCGCTGCTGGCGGGGGCGCTGTATCTGCTGTGGCCGCAGATCAGAGAAGCCCAGCGGTACGCGGCGCTGCTCTCAGCGCCCACGCCCACTGAAAACAGCCTGCCCAACCCGCTGCCGGGCCAGTCCCTGAGCGACACCTGGGGCGCGGCCCGCAGCCAGGGGCGACGGCACGAGGGCATCGACATCTTCGCCCCCAGAAACACCCCCATTCGCGCCACCACGCGCGGCATTGTGCTGAACGTCGGCCCCAACGGGCTGGGCGGGCGCACAGTGATGATCCTCGGCCCCGGCGGGCAGCGGCACTATTACGCGCACCTGGAGAACTACCCGGACCTCCAGCGGGGCGGGTGGATCGAGGCAGGCACCGTCGTCGGCTCCGTGGGGGACAGCGGCAACGCGAAGGGCACGCCGCCGCATCTGCACTACGGGATCTACACCGGCGGCGGGGCAATCAACCCCTATCCACTCCTCAAGAAGAACTGA
- a CDS encoding GNAT family N-acetyltransferase, with product MHHATTLTEGNLTVRALAEADVPGLCELAADCLGELALMGTSPSDAAYYQNALDAPDQLPFAVVVDGALAGSTRYGDIRAAHAGLEIGWTWLHPRYMGSGINRRMKLLLLAHAFETLGMQRVQLKTDNLNTRSQRAIEKLGAVREGVLRRHQRRQDGTLRDTVMYSVTADEWPEVRARLSSS from the coding sequence ATGCACCATGCCACCACCCTGACTGAAGGCAATTTGACCGTGCGCGCCCTGGCGGAAGCAGATGTTCCCGGCCTGTGCGAACTGGCGGCAGACTGCCTGGGGGAACTGGCCCTGATGGGCACCTCGCCCTCAGACGCGGCCTATTACCAGAACGCTCTGGACGCCCCCGATCAGCTGCCCTTTGCCGTCGTGGTGGACGGCGCACTGGCGGGCAGCACGCGCTACGGCGACATCCGGGCGGCGCACGCGGGGCTGGAAATCGGCTGGACGTGGCTGCACCCCCGGTACATGGGCAGCGGCATCAACCGCCGCATGAAGCTGCTGTTGCTGGCCCACGCCTTTGAAACGCTGGGCATGCAGCGCGTGCAGCTCAAGACCGACAACCTGAACACCCGCTCTCAGCGGGCCATCGAGAAACTGGGTGCGGTGCGCGAGGGCGTGCTGCGGCGGCACCAGCGCCGTCAGGACGGCACCCTGCGTGACACGGTGATGTATTCGGTCACGGCGGATGAATGGCCGGAGGTGAGGGCGCGGCTCAGTTCTTCTTGA
- the groES gene encoding co-chaperone GroES, whose product MLKPLGDRVLVEIVEDTEQKTAGGLYVPDSAKEKSQRGKVIAVGSGKMLDNGTRVPLDVSEGDTVYFAKYGGTEVNLEGKNYSILAERDILAIVE is encoded by the coding sequence ATGCTTAAACCTTTAGGTGATCGTGTGCTGGTAGAAATCGTCGAGGACACCGAGCAGAAGACGGCGGGCGGCCTGTACGTCCCCGATTCGGCCAAGGAAAAGAGCCAGCGCGGCAAGGTCATCGCCGTGGGCAGCGGCAAGATGCTGGACAACGGCACCCGCGTTCCCCTGGACGTGTCCGAGGGCGACACCGTGTACTTCGCCAAATACGGCGGCACCGAAGTCAATCTGGAAGGCAAGAACTACTCGATCCTGGCCGAGCGCGACATCCTGGCCATCGTCGAGTAA
- a CDS encoding NUDIX hydrolase: MSAGPFLNLSPGEERTGRACAWIEHEGRVLMSARDAWGWTLPGGGIRPGETPQQAAVREAWEECGAHGEVVGEAVRLSEGADCYPVRLLGLDASPEGRPVRWVRPESLWWACDPQLCQVLAARGRNVPPPALRTVVQLLRRITFRIQAVVRRVSGVAA, translated from the coding sequence ATGAGCGCGGGACCGTTCCTCAACCTCTCGCCGGGTGAAGAACGAACAGGCCGCGCCTGCGCGTGGATTGAACACGAGGGCCGGGTGCTGATGTCCGCGCGGGACGCATGGGGCTGGACGCTGCCGGGCGGAGGCATCCGCCCCGGCGAAACCCCGCAACAGGCCGCCGTGCGCGAAGCCTGGGAAGAATGCGGCGCACACGGCGAGGTGGTGGGCGAGGCCGTCCGGCTCTCCGAGGGCGCGGACTGTTACCCGGTGCGTCTGCTGGGCCTGGACGCCAGCCCGGAAGGGCGTCCGGTGCGGTGGGTCAGGCCAGAGTCGCTGTGGTGGGCGTGTGATCCCCAGCTGTGTCAGGTACTGGCGGCGAGGGGCCGGAATGTTCCACCGCCTGCCCTCCGAACCGTGGTTCAGCTGCTCAGGCGTATCACCTTTCGGATTCAGGCCGTGGTCAGGCGTGTCTCAGGGGTGGCCGCGTGA
- the groL gene encoding chaperonin GroEL (60 kDa chaperone family; promotes refolding of misfolded polypeptides especially under stressful conditions; forms two stacked rings of heptamers to form a barrel-shaped 14mer; ends can be capped by GroES; misfolded proteins enter the barrel where they are refolded when GroES binds) yields MAKQLVFDEVARRSLERGVNAVANAVKVTLGPRGRNVVIEKKFGSPTITKDGVTVAKEIELEDKLENIGAQLLKEVASKTNDITGDGTTTATVLGQAIVKEGLRNVAAGANPLALKRGIDKAVLVAIEEIKKLAVPVEDSDAIKKVAGISANDDQVGEEIASAMDKVGKEGVITIEESKGFDTEVDVVEGMQFDKGFINPYFVTNPEKMEAVLEDAYILIVEKKISNLKDLLPVLEKAAQTGRPLLIIAEDVEGEALATLVVNKLRGTLNIAAVKAPGFGDRRKEMLRDIAAVTGGQVVSEDMGHKLENVGLDMLGSAARIRITKDETTIVDGKGEQSEIDARVNAIKGELDTTDSDYAKEKLQERLAKLAGGVAVIRVGAATETELKEKKHRYEDALSTARSAVEEGIVAGGGTTLLRIIPAVRKAAESLTGDEATGARILIRALEEPARQIAVNAGEEGSVIVNAVINSDKPRYGFNAATGEYVDDMVAAGIVDPAKVTRTALQNAASIGALILTTEAIVSDKPEKPQGQPQGGMGGGDMGGMDF; encoded by the coding sequence ATGGCCAAACAACTTGTATTTGATGAAGTCGCCCGTCGCAGCCTGGAGCGCGGTGTAAATGCCGTCGCCAACGCCGTTAAAGTGACCCTTGGGCCCCGTGGCCGCAACGTGGTTATCGAGAAGAAGTTCGGCAGCCCCACGATCACCAAGGACGGCGTCACCGTCGCCAAGGAAATCGAGCTGGAAGACAAGCTGGAGAACATCGGCGCGCAGCTGCTGAAGGAAGTCGCCAGCAAGACCAACGACATCACCGGGGACGGCACCACCACCGCCACCGTGCTGGGTCAGGCCATCGTCAAGGAAGGCCTGCGTAACGTGGCCGCCGGCGCCAACCCGCTGGCCCTGAAGCGCGGCATCGACAAGGCTGTCCTGGTTGCCATCGAGGAAATCAAGAAGCTGGCCGTGCCGGTGGAAGACTCCGACGCCATCAAGAAAGTCGCCGGCATCAGCGCCAACGACGATCAGGTCGGCGAGGAAATCGCCTCCGCGATGGACAAGGTGGGCAAGGAAGGCGTCATCACCATCGAGGAGTCGAAGGGCTTTGACACCGAAGTGGACGTGGTGGAAGGGATGCAGTTCGACAAGGGCTTCATCAACCCCTACTTCGTGACCAACCCCGAGAAGATGGAAGCCGTCCTCGAGGACGCCTACATCCTGATTGTCGAGAAGAAGATCAGCAACCTGAAAGACCTGCTGCCCGTGCTGGAAAAAGCCGCGCAGACCGGACGCCCTCTGCTGATCATCGCTGAAGACGTGGAAGGCGAAGCGCTGGCCACCCTGGTGGTCAACAAGCTGCGCGGCACGCTGAACATCGCCGCCGTCAAGGCCCCCGGCTTCGGCGACCGCCGCAAGGAAATGCTGCGCGACATCGCCGCCGTCACCGGTGGTCAGGTTGTGTCCGAGGACATGGGCCACAAGCTGGAAAATGTCGGCCTGGACATGCTGGGCAGCGCTGCGCGCATCCGCATCACCAAGGACGAGACCACCATCGTGGACGGCAAGGGTGAGCAGAGCGAGATCGACGCCCGCGTCAACGCCATCAAGGGCGAATTGGACACCACCGACAGCGACTACGCCAAGGAAAAGCTCCAGGAGCGTCTGGCCAAGCTGGCCGGCGGCGTGGCCGTGATCCGCGTCGGTGCCGCCACCGAGACCGAACTGAAGGAAAAGAAGCACCGCTACGAGGACGCCCTGTCCACCGCCCGCTCGGCGGTTGAGGAAGGCATCGTTGCGGGCGGCGGCACCACGCTGCTGCGCATCATCCCCGCCGTCCGCAAGGCCGCCGAGAGCCTGACCGGCGACGAGGCCACCGGCGCGCGCATCCTGATCCGCGCCCTGGAAGAACCCGCCCGCCAGATCGCCGTGAACGCCGGCGAGGAAGGCAGCGTCATCGTGAACGCCGTGATCAACAGCGACAAGCCCCGCTACGGCTTCAACGCCGCGACGGGCGAGTACGTGGACGACATGGTGGCCGCTGGGATCGTCGATCCGGCCAAGGTCACGCGCACCGCGCTGCAGAACGCCGCAAGCATCGGCGCGCTGATCCTGACCACCGAAGCAATTGTCTCCGACAAACCCGAGAAGCCCCAGGGTCAGCCCCAGGGCGGCATGGGCGGCGGCGACATGGGCGGGATGGACTTCTAA
- a CDS encoding histidine phosphatase family protein, whose amino-acid sequence MNTLHLTLLRHGRSRADDEDVHEGRYDSPLSGVGQAQARALAAYWATHPPDFDLAYCSTLSRASETAGIVTDALVVPLTPSDTLREWDNGPLAGLGREEAARRYPMPAFRHELDAFTAEGGESQAAIRARALLALEHIWRGGGERVLVVSHGGFLNSMLRELLRMERGWFEFGDTSFATLRLNRRSHTALVTGVNLSPHLS is encoded by the coding sequence GTGAACACCCTGCACCTGACCCTGCTGCGCCACGGACGCAGCCGCGCCGACGACGAGGACGTTCACGAGGGCCGCTACGATTCGCCGCTGAGCGGGGTGGGGCAGGCCCAGGCGAGGGCGCTGGCCGCATACTGGGCCACCCACCCGCCCGACTTTGACCTTGCGTATTGCTCCACGTTGTCGCGTGCCTCCGAGACGGCCGGTATCGTCACGGACGCGCTGGTTGTCCCACTCACGCCGTCCGACACGTTGCGCGAGTGGGACAACGGCCCTCTGGCCGGACTGGGCCGCGAGGAAGCCGCACGGCGTTACCCCATGCCCGCCTTCCGGCACGAGCTGGACGCGTTCACGGCCGAGGGCGGCGAGTCCCAGGCGGCGATCCGGGCGCGTGCCCTGCTGGCCCTGGAACACATCTGGCGGGGTGGGGGAGAGCGGGTGCTTGTCGTCTCGCACGGCGGTTTCCTCAACTCCATGTTGCGTGAACTGCTGCGGATGGAACGCGGCTGGTTCGAGTTCGGCGACACCTCGTTCGCCACCCTGCGCCTGAACCGCCGCAGCCATACGGCGCTGGTGACGGGCGTGAACCTCAGCCCGCACCTGTCCTAA
- a CDS encoding nucleoside deaminase, which produces MSRILESLSPGWHAALAEAWEAYQHGSYPIGACVVNADGAVIARGRNRLGEPRRVEGGFIAGHDLAHAEINALLNLAATPRPESYGWTVLTTVEPCPQCAGAIAMSGVRAVAYAAPDPWGGCTRLLTDDPYVSGKRIQVGRAPQDVQQLALRLKAHALWEEERPDGERRVLNRFAAQHPEDVAFAGELYRSGVLLALHERGASLEEALAVLA; this is translated from the coding sequence GTGAGCAGGATTCTGGAAAGCCTGTCTCCCGGCTGGCACGCCGCTCTGGCCGAAGCCTGGGAGGCGTACCAGCACGGCTCGTATCCGATTGGGGCCTGCGTGGTGAATGCAGACGGGGCCGTGATTGCGCGGGGGCGCAACCGGCTGGGCGAGCCTCGCCGTGTGGAGGGCGGTTTCATCGCCGGGCACGATCTGGCGCATGCGGAGATCAATGCGCTGCTGAATCTGGCGGCCACGCCGCGCCCGGAGAGCTATGGCTGGACGGTGCTGACCACCGTGGAACCCTGCCCGCAGTGCGCCGGGGCCATCGCCATGAGCGGCGTGCGCGCCGTGGCCTACGCCGCGCCTGATCCCTGGGGCGGTTGCACCCGCCTGCTGACGGACGATCCGTACGTATCCGGCAAGCGGATTCAGGTGGGCCGTGCGCCGCAGGACGTTCAGCAACTGGCGCTGCGGCTCAAGGCCCATGCGCTGTGGGAAGAGGAACGTCCAGACGGAGAACGACGCGTCCTGAACCGTTTTGCCGCGCAGCACCCTGAGGACGTGGCGTTTGCGGGGGAACTGTACCGCTCCGGGGTTCTTCTCGCCCTGCATGAGCGTGGGGCCAGCCTGGAGGAAGCGCTGGCGGTGCTGGCATGA
- a CDS encoding GGDEF domain-containing protein, with protein MARPDILSRNPFEDAFARLGSAPLTLAVLDLDHFKTLNDTLGHTEGDRVLRAVERLLSGSLPSGSIIGRIGGDEYAVILPESAAETALILFDEMIRHFHIHRDPHWPRSLGLSVGLASRPAHASEYAELYRAADEALLRAKREGRGRACIYVESKMVLKSNYYPKSQLERLSKLSGALGRTEASLLREALDDLVERYRAEL; from the coding sequence ATGGCCCGTCCGGATATTCTGTCTCGTAACCCCTTTGAAGATGCCTTTGCCCGCCTGGGTTCCGCTCCGCTGACGTTGGCGGTGCTGGATCTGGACCACTTCAAGACGCTCAACGACACCCTGGGTCACACCGAGGGAGACCGCGTGCTGCGCGCCGTGGAGAGGCTACTGTCAGGCAGCCTGCCGTCCGGCAGCATCATCGGGCGCATTGGTGGCGACGAGTACGCCGTGATTTTACCGGAGAGTGCCGCCGAAACTGCGCTGATTCTGTTTGACGAGATGATCCGGCACTTTCATATTCACCGCGATCCGCACTGGCCGCGCAGCCTGGGCCTCAGCGTGGGGCTGGCCTCCCGTCCGGCCCACGCCAGCGAGTACGCCGAGCTGTACCGCGCCGCCGACGAGGCACTGCTGCGGGCCAAGCGTGAGGGCCGGGGCCGGGCGTGCATCTACGTGGAATCCAAGATGGTCCTGAAGTCCAACTACTACCCCAAGAGCCAGCTGGAGCGTCTGAGCAAGCTGAGCGGCGCGCTGGGGCGCACCGAGGCGTCCCTGCTGCGCGAGGCGCTGGACGATCTGGTGGAGCGCTACCGGGCGGAGCTGTGA